The Weissella confusa genome segment CTGGGCGAATGGTCGAGTGACTAGTAAAGAAATCATCTCCATATTGAAAGAAAAAATGGACTGGAAACAAGCCACTATCAAAACGCTCTTAGGTCGACTGGTTGAAAAAGGCGTACTAAATACAGAGCAAGAAGGTAGAAAATTTATTTATACTACCAATATTGAAGAGAAAGAAGCCGTAGGAAATTATACAGACGATATTTTCAACCGTATTTGTCGAAAGAATGTCGGGAATGTAGTAGGGAGTGTCATTGAAGATCATGTCTTAAGCTTCGATGATATCCAGCGACTAGAAGAAATATTAGAGATGAAAAAAGCTTTCGCAGTAGAAGAAGTGGATTGTCAGTGTACAGAAGGGCAATGCGAATGCCATTTACATCATCATGGAGAATAAGTAGCGAAAAAA includes the following:
- a CDS encoding CopY/TcrY family copper transport repressor, whose translation is MSTIVVSPHITDAEWEVMRVVWANGRVTSKEIISILKEKMDWKQATIKTLLGRLVEKGVLNTEQEGRKFIYTTNIEEKEAVGNYTDDIFNRICRKNVGNVVGSVIEDHVLSFDDIQRLEEILEMKKAFAVEEVDCQCTEGQCECHLHHHGE